The following coding sequences are from one Triticum dicoccoides isolate Atlit2015 ecotype Zavitan chromosome 4A, WEW_v2.0, whole genome shotgun sequence window:
- the LOC119284532 gene encoding protein WHAT'S THIS FACTOR 1 homolog, chloroplastic-like, whose translation MRATCSRKCLADLLGRLGQVQAQGQPRCPSQLSPARSMTRGRSVNERSKKKRVNDLEVVIERCKVVSKVLAVVDALKMEEEHVTPLKRLEILRPQLGLAKPHKVAHFVHSSPQLFEVCRDSRGVMWAGLSPQAEALVEEEARLLQEHSPTAAEYVTRLLMMSVQRRLPVDKIAHFRRDMGLPHDFRARWVHLFPELFRLVTLEDGDYLELVSWNPNWAVTEHEKNMAALAGNADANSNATTPGELSLPFQMKFPPDFKSYYKFRGKAHHYVKTGNTEQFQKTTYLSPYAEAKGLTPGSHEFDKRAVAVMHEILSFTLEKRLVTDHLTHFRREFVMPQKLMRLLLKHYGIFYVSERGKRLSVFLTEAYDGTELIKKAPLVRWREKVLRLTGYRGKNKNIGKVHESSDSEHCLFGASSSTCGGGSSDDDDADTILHVESEDSDDFLDDGTLTDDGEMDDGDIDDGQMDDAGMGFSSEKHVEMVLGDVSDYAESVKSS comes from the coding sequence ATGCGCGCCACGTGTTCGCGCAAATGCCTGGCCGATCTGCTCGGCCGCCTTGGCCAGGTCCAGGCGCAGGGCCAACCGCGCTGCCCCTCCCAGCTATCTCCCGCGCGCTCCATGACGCGCGGCCGGAGCGTGAACGAGCGGAGCAAGAAGAAGCGCGTGAACGACCTCGAGGTGGTCATCGAGCGCTGCAAGGTGGTCTCCAAGGTGCTCGCCGTGGTGGACGCGctcaagatggaggaggagcacgtCACCCCTCTCAAGCGCCTCGAGATCCTGCGCCCGCAGCTCGGGCTCGCCAAGCCGCACAAGGTCGCCCACTTCGTGCACAGCTCGCCGCAGCTCTTCGAGGTCTGCCGCGACAGCCGCGGCGTCATGTGGGCCGGCCTCTCGCCGCAGGCCGAGGCGCtcgtcgaggaggaggcgcgcctgctGCAGGAGCACTCCCCCACGGCTGCGGAGTACGTGACCAGGCTGCTCATGATGTCGGTGCAACGGCGCCTGCCCGTTGACAAGATCGCGCATTTCCGGCGTGACATGGGGCTTCCTCATGATTTCCGGGCACGGTGGGTGCACTTGTTCCCTGAGCTCTTCAGGTTGGTCACACTGGAGGATGGCGACTACTTGGAGCTTGTTTCCTGGAACCCAAACTGGGCGGTCACTGAGCATGAGAAGAATATGGCAGCATTGGCTGGTAACGCCGATGCCAATTCCAATGCTACCACACCAGGAGAGCTCTCACTTCCATTCCAGATGAAGTTCCCACCAGATTTTAAAAGTTACTACAAATTTAGAGGAAAAGCTCATCACTATGTGAAAACCGGCAATACCGAGCAGTTTCAGAAGACAACCTACCTGTCCCCTTATGCAGAGGCAAAAGGTTTGACCCCTGGATCTCATGAGTTTGACAAGAGGGCAGTCGCGGTGATGCACGAGATACTGAGCTTCACATTGGAGAAGAGGCTGGTAACTGACCACCTGACGCATTTCCGCCGTGAGTTTGTTATGCCACAGAAGCTGATGAGGTTGCTACTGAAGCATTATGGTATCTTTTATGTGTCTGAGAGGGGGAAGCGGCTGAGCGTGTTCTTGACAGAGGCATATGATGGGACAGAGTTGATAAAAAAGGCTCCGTTGGTAAGGTGGAGAGAGAAGGTCCTTCGACTTACTGGTTACAGAGGAAAAAACAAGAATATTGGAAAAGTTCATGAGTCGTCTGATTCTGAGCACTGTTTGTTCGGTGCGAGCTCATCAACATGTGGCGGTGGTAGCAGTGATGACGATGATGCTGATACTATATTGCATGTTGAAAGTGAAGATTCAGATGATTTCTTGGATGATGGCACTCTTACAGATGATGGTGagatggatgatggtgacatcgatGATGGTCAGATGGATGATGCTGGGATGGGTTTTTCTAGTGAGAAACATGTTGAGATGGTTTTAGGAGATGTAAGTGATTATGCAGAGTCAGTGAAATCCAGTTAG